DNA from Alnus glutinosa chromosome 2, dhAlnGlut1.1, whole genome shotgun sequence:
CTTTTCTCATCTtctcacttttcaaaattactattagatctGTAAGTTTAATTTCGTGCGTGAGACTCATATGGATCTCACagatccaatgatgattttgaaaaaGTAGAAGGTTGAGAAAAAGACCAATGGATGAAATAttgaatcatttatcttagttCCGTTAGGGTCACGGCTAACTCTTCAGGGAAGTTTACAACTTGGAATTTTAGTCAAACGGTTAaagttattatttaattaattttgagataattgataatttaacatggtatcaaagtaaGGAATCATAAATTCAAACCTTATCTCCACTTTAACTTTTATGTAAAAGCTTAAAATCTTATGTGTTGGTCCCCTTTATTGAGAGGCAATCTATTGGCTCCACTCTACCTacctttttcaaaataaaaaagaaaaattaatgtgTTGGTCCCGCTTAATTAGAGaatatcataataataataataataataataataataataataataataataattaaattctactttgtgtttaatttttgagaaaattactTATTTAATCACCGAGGCTTGCAGTTGTACCAAACAAATTCTTATGATATCAAAAGTATCTTAAGGATTCTTTGGGTAAGCTATCTGTCCAAAATGATCTCTACCATTAATTGTTTGATAGAAACCGTTAGGTATACATATGGATCCATATTACAGCCTATCATCAATTGACATATGATATAGCTGATTACTCAACTCATTGttgtttgataataattttgaaaattgtttgtattttgcctaaaaaaaaagtgtttttatgtgatataaatgtgataagtgttttttttatgaGCCCCTTACTTGTTCGTTATGTTAGCCAATGCGTTTCGTACGTTGGTAGCTCAATCTGGAGCTTGTTGGGGAACAAACAGTAAAGTTAAAGCAAGTTGCCTTTCTATATCAACCAGAAAGAGATATTTTAGGGGTAAGTCTGTACATGAAGTTTCTAGATAGCACCCTAGGTTataagaaatgatatttttacatctcttgtacatctcatttttaagtctattttaatggtaaatttaaaatttggttgtatttagatgtacaaaaaaatgtatagaaaaTGTAAGTGTACCATTTCTCCTAAACTATTTTGATAAGTTTTGGAGATCCGGCTTGTTCTTCTCTGGCAAGGAGGTAAGATAAGAAATTGCTCAATAAACTGGTAGACCACAACAAAGTAGGGTTAGACAGAACAATAAAGAATGAAAACATGCAATCAGTAGGCATGGTCAACATGTAACTACTTTTCCTActtattcttttcatttcaagattCTGCTTACTTCCGGCTACCTGTCCTTTGAACGACCTTTGCCCACCTAAGTGCTTGTTCTTactgaatatttgttttttgggataacttcacaaaagggtatcgaactataccGCGTTTTGACAGAAGGATACTGAATTATCATTTCTCTCGAACCCggggttttaactatcaaaatgagtCCCAGAAGGGCATTCCGTCTGTTCTCGACGTTAAAACGTGATGGAAGTTGAGTCATGTGCATGCACGTGATTTATTTAAGCCAGAATACCCATCCTGTCCAAACAAACAACTCACCATACTACGTCGTTTTCAAGAAAGAGAGTTTGGAAAACTCAATGGCCTGAAAACTCAAATCCGGCTAGATTAAAGTCCGGCCAGATTAAAACAAGAACACCTCGTAGCTGACCGAGTTAACCGCATACCATGACAGCCAGTCAAGATATGATGCTTTAACAGCAATCAACATCCAAACCCgtaacacagagagagagagagagatatgaagATCACGGCGTTGGCAGTGCTGAAGTGCAGTCCGGAGGGGTTGGATCCGGTGATACTGGCGCAGGCGTTGGACGTGAGCCACTTCGAGTACTTCCAGAGGTCGAGCGTGAAGGAGTTCATCGTCTTCATCCCTGGCACCATCGCCAGGCGCACCCCTCCCTCCCAGCGTCAATCCATCCAGCACGAAGAGTAATGGAATTTCCTCTGTTTTAGCTTCCTAAAACAGAGTGTAACAGAGCCATGTGAGTTGTTGAGGTTTTGTCTTTGGATGCACCATCTCCATAGGAAAAAAAGATTGATGTAACATGATAAAGCATCATCAACGCACCCcaaaaggtgaaaaatgcacTGCTTAACAATGAGCTTCGACACCTCTGATCTCTCGCCCaatgtaaataaatatgaaaagtaaCATTATATGTAAATGGCAACTAAGAGTCGGTAGAgattaattcatatatatatatatatgacaacaAAGTGGTAGTACTAGTACTACTGAATTCTATAACTGACAAGTCTATTGTGTTTGGATCCGATAAAGGTGGTTTACTATAAACAAATTCTCATCATTGATTATCACCGGATGGAGTATATGAAACTGCAccatatttctattttcttaacCACAGCGAGAAGCCGAGTAAAAATGCTTGTGTTCTGCATGACAAGCTCCACACTAGCTAGCGTCAAAAGGCAGAACCACTAGCTTTGTCCCATTTCCGACCATCATGTTGTTCGGCGGGTTGCCTGTGTAGTTAAAAGGAAATATCGGACTGGTTGGGAAGTCAGGCCGATAAACTCCATTTGGATTGCCCAAAGGCTTGGAGGAGGGCAGTGGTCGGGATTGCAAAAGATATATTATTCACAGAAGCTGCAAAATTTGTTCTATTAGGCCCCTGGCAGGTTTGGTTTTGGTGGTAGGAGCTTGTTCCAAGGCCTATTGTGAAGAAAAAGTGCTTGTTCCGGGAATTGAGCACTTGCTAAGCTACAGAGTTAGGCTCTGAAATTTGTGACGAAGGAAGCGTCGTTGAGAGGGGGGAGAACGGCTGGAAGAGTGGAAGCTTTTAATGGATATTGAAGACTGATATTCTAAGATGCCGGCAATAGTTGAATTGTCAAAAGTGCCTAGGCCAGTCACGTATGCTTGTCATGCAGGACACAGACGTGCGCATGATCTCTGCCGAGGTGCCCATCCTCTTTGCCAAGGCCTGCGAGCTCTTGATCCTTGAGCTCACCATTTGTTCCTTTTATCTGAGTTATTTGTGGTTTACGCGCGTGtaactgtgagagagagagagagagagagagagagagtaaacgGGGAAGGTGGGAAGAGAcgtaatttatttgtttaagtgGGGGCAAACGGGTAGAACGcattaaaaaagtcacgtggaagtcacgtgaatCGATTTCCGTCACGTTTTAACGCCGAGAACAGATGGAATGCCCTTCTGAAACTCATTTTAATAGTTATAATCTCGGGTTCGAGAGAAATAATAATTCAGTATCCTTCTGTCAAAATGCggtatagttcgatacccttttgtgaattttttttttttttttttttgtaactttaATATTTTAGTGGTTTCTTTATTCTCTTATTTGGattaaaagaaagacaaaataataataataataaattcctttctttctcttctttattttttatccttCGACGGGTTGTGATTTGTCAGAGAGATTTGTTTAGAAAGATTCtccataaataattaaaaaatagaaatagtgTCAATTAATCTTTTCAATGTTCGACTTTACTCACGTTTGaaaatttagtattttgtttttgaattgtttgtgtGGATCCACACGTGCATCTATATATGTCAAAAAGCTGACATAAATATCATTTTGGACAGAGTGTATTCCAAATATCTTTAAGATACTTTAGATACCTCGGAGATAATTTTGGAACTACAAACCCTTTGGACTAATCAAGTaatacactctctctctctctctctctctctctctctctctctctctttgaattCTAATTTTCTCTTCATTGTTTACATGTAAAGATTTTGATAATAACAGGGAACCGTAAGTGCCCTAGCTAATTGAATCGAATAATATGACATACTGTGTTCCAGCACAAAAGGTGCCGGTATTAAAATTATTCCAAATACCAAGCTTAATTGGAGCC
Protein-coding regions in this window:
- the LOC133860559 gene encoding VAMP-like protein YKT61; the encoded protein is MKITALAVLKCSPEGLDPVILAQALDVSHFEYFQRSSVKEFIVFIPGTIARRTPPSQRQSIQHEEPLAGLVLVVGACSKAYCEEKVLVPGIEHLLSYRMPAIVELSKVPRPVTYACHAGHRRAHDLCRGAHPLCQGLRALDP